DNA from Ketobacter sp. MCCC 1A13808:
CACTGCTGCCTTGACGATGGCATCTTCGCACACCATTTCCACCCGGAACTCTTCCACAAACTCCAGCTTTTTGTCCGTCCCGATAAACGGATTAGCGCCTGGCTGGGGACGGAATTGCCCGCTACCTTTACACTCCCAGCAACACTGGTCGTAATTGCCAATACGGCCTGCGCCCGCATTGAACACAGCCTCTTTTACTGCCTCTTTGTGGCTCGCGGGAACGAAGAACACCAGCTTATACACTGCCAATCACCCCAACCATTGACGGCCATTGCGGAACAGCCGCAACCACACCCCGTCTTCACCCCAACCTGGTGGTCGCCAGGAATTCTGAACGCTTCTATAGACCCGCTCCGGGTGTGGCATCATGATCGTGATGCGCCCGTCTTGATTGGTTAGGCCGGTAATACCCTGCGGCGTGCCGTTGGGGTTGGCGGGATACGTTTCGGTTGCCTGGCCGTTGCTGTCCACATAGCGTAGCGCCACGCTGTTGGATTGTTGTGCCGCTGAAAGCTGTTGCTCCGATGCAAATTCCGCGCGGCCCTCTCCGTGCGCGACGGCAATGGGCAAATGGGAACCCGCCATGCCTTGTAGCAGAATGGACCCGGATTCCATCACTTCCACCATGCTGACACGCGCTTCAAAACGCTCGGACTGGTTGCGCACAAAATGAGGCCAATTATCCGCACCGGGGATCAGCTCATGCAGATTGCTCATCATCTGGCAGCCATTGCAGACGCCCAGCGCAAATACATCCGTTCGGGCAAAAAACTGTTCGAACTGTTCGCGCGCCCGAAGATTGAACAGGATTGATTTTGCCCATCCTTCCCCGGCCCCCAAAACGTCGCCATAGGAAAATCCGCCACAAGCCACCAAGGCATTAAAATTCCGTAAGTTGACCCGGCCGGATAAAATATCGCTCATATGGACGTCCACCGGAGTAAACTCGGCCGCATGGAATGCACCGGCCATTTCAATTTGTCCGTTGACGCCTTGCTCTCGCAGAATGGCAATTTTTGGCTTTGCACCAACATTGATGAACGGTGTGCAGATATTTTCCTGAGGATCAAAAGTCAGTATCGGTGTCATACCCGGATCGTCTTGTTTAGCGATCTGCTCGTATTCCTGCTCGGCGCACAGACTGTTGTCCCGCAACGATTGGATACGATAGCTGGTTTCCGCCCAGGCTTGCTCCAGTGTTATCCGGGATTCATTTAATAGCAGCTGTCCGCCATGCTCGATTTCCAGATGGTGACTCTGATTCGGTGCACCTAGATCGTACACGGTGACGCCGCTGGATTTGTATTGCTCTATGATGCCGGCCGCAGCATCGCTACGAACCTGAATAACGGCGCCCAGCTCCTCATTAAACAGCGCGGGAATCGCATCGCCCAACGCAGTAATGTCCACACCAACCCCACAGTGAGAGGCGAACATCATCTCACACAGTGATGTAAGC
Protein-coding regions in this window:
- a CDS encoding NGG1p interacting factor NIF3, translated to MYKLVFFVPASHKEAVKEAVFNAGAGRIGNYDQCCWECKGSGQFRPQPGANPFIGTDKKLEFVEEFRVEMVCEDAIVKAAVTALKLAHPYEEPAYDLWKLECV